The following coding sequences are from one Devosia neptuniae window:
- the sufD gene encoding Fe-S cluster assembly protein SufD yields MRQTMPVRLNAAEETLIAQLKSVGAEADAERISVAGLPTRRVESYHYTDLKMLLKAVPPLAEAANEASAPALRVAGAYQLMIANGVVQSGTTAPAGIIVGSAEGSALSTRDDVLVHLNTALVRNSLTLTLENSVDPVIQIDHRSEGEAAHVADSVKVFVADGASATILETFSGSDAAHVNNHATYMALGKDAVVTHITVDLSGRASSHFATNEYHLADGAKLRTLVIHAGSGLSRTQLFPRYEGAGAHGDITGLNLVSDGQHNDITMDATHAVPHTTSQPLFKSIARGRGKAVVQGRLVVARDAQKTDAKFMHQGLMLSDEAEILSKPELEIYADDVVCGHGSTCGKLDADSLFYLVSRGIPKAEAETMLVRGFLEELVDPIEDEALGEALRSVIDGWLLAAK; encoded by the coding sequence ATGCGTCAAACCATGCCAGTCCGGCTCAATGCAGCCGAAGAAACCCTGATCGCCCAGCTCAAGAGCGTCGGCGCCGAGGCGGATGCGGAACGCATCAGCGTCGCCGGCCTGCCCACGCGGCGCGTCGAGAGCTATCACTATACCGACCTCAAAATGCTGCTGAAGGCCGTGCCGCCGTTGGCAGAGGCCGCTAACGAAGCCAGCGCGCCCGCGCTGCGCGTCGCCGGCGCCTATCAGCTGATGATCGCCAATGGCGTCGTGCAGAGCGGCACCACGGCTCCGGCCGGCATTATCGTTGGCTCGGCTGAGGGCTCGGCCCTCTCCACCCGCGACGACGTGCTGGTGCACCTTAACACGGCGCTGGTCCGCAACAGCCTGACCCTGACGCTGGAAAACAGCGTCGATCCGGTGATCCAGATCGACCATCGCAGCGAGGGCGAGGCCGCCCATGTCGCTGACTCGGTCAAGGTTTTCGTGGCCGACGGCGCTTCGGCGACGATTCTGGAAACCTTCTCGGGTTCGGACGCCGCCCACGTCAACAACCACGCCACCTATATGGCGCTGGGCAAGGATGCCGTGGTCACCCACATCACCGTCGACCTGTCGGGCCGCGCAAGCTCGCATTTCGCGACCAACGAATATCACCTGGCCGACGGCGCCAAGCTGCGGACGCTGGTGATCCATGCCGGTTCGGGCCTGAGCCGCACGCAGCTCTTCCCACGCTACGAGGGCGCCGGCGCCCATGGCGACATTACCGGGCTCAACCTAGTGTCGGATGGGCAACATAACGACATCACGATGGACGCGACCCACGCGGTGCCGCACACCACCTCGCAGCCGCTGTTCAAGTCGATTGCCCGCGGCCGCGGCAAGGCCGTGGTGCAGGGCCGGCTCGTCGTGGCCCGCGATGCGCAGAAGACCGATGCCAAGTTCATGCATCAGGGCCTGATGCTGTCTGACGAGGCTGAAATCCTCAGCAAGCCCGAGCTCGAAATCTATGCCGACGACGTTGTCTGCGGCCACGGTTCGACCTGCGGCAAGCTCGATGCGGATTCCCTGTTCTATCTGGTCAGCCGCGGTATTCCCAAGGCCGAAGCCGAAACCATGCTGGTGCGCGGTTTCCTCGAGGAGCTCGTTGATCCGATCGAGGACGAGGCGCTTGGCGAGGCTCTGCGCAGTGTCATCGATGGCTGGTTGCTGGCTGCAAAGTAA
- a CDS encoding VOC family protein: MNRPPLHGLVETCLYVSDVVRSREFYVKVFGFEPMGGDDRIQPLQVGPGQVLILFRRGATLKPIPVGGGFIPPHDGAGEQHFAFGITEDAFEDWKIYLEGLHIELESEVAWSQGGRSIYFRDPDRLVVELITRGVWPNY; this comes from the coding sequence ATGAACCGGCCGCCCTTGCATGGCTTGGTAGAAACCTGCCTCTACGTCTCCGACGTGGTGCGCAGCCGCGAGTTCTACGTCAAGGTGTTCGGCTTCGAGCCGATGGGCGGTGACGACCGCATTCAGCCGCTCCAGGTCGGTCCGGGTCAGGTGCTGATTCTCTTTCGCCGCGGCGCCACGCTGAAGCCGATACCCGTTGGCGGCGGTTTCATCCCGCCCCATGACGGCGCCGGAGAACAGCATTTCGCCTTCGGCATAACTGAGGACGCCTTCGAGGATTGGAAAATCTACCTTGAAGGTCTACATATAGAGTTGGAAAGCGAAGTTGCCTGGTCGCAAGGTGGCCGCAGCATCTATTTCCGTGATCCGGATCGCCTTGTGGTCGAATTGATCACCCGGGGCGTCTGGCCGAATTACTAG
- a CDS encoding HesB/IscA family protein has protein sequence MAFKIMSLTDAAAERITEIIEDSDKPVIGLRVGIKNSGCAGVAYTMDYVSEPVKGDDQVTDKGVNVYVDPKATMYLLGTVMDFEQSKMSSGFTFTNPNQTGACGCGESVTLKAADLKAIAEARVPA, from the coding sequence ATGGCCTTCAAGATTATGTCGCTGACCGATGCCGCTGCTGAGCGCATCACCGAAATCATCGAAGATTCGGACAAGCCGGTCATCGGCCTGCGCGTCGGCATCAAGAATTCCGGTTGCGCCGGCGTGGCCTACACCATGGATTATGTGTCCGAGCCGGTTAAGGGCGACGACCAGGTCACCGACAAGGGCGTCAATGTCTATGTCGACCCCAAGGCGACCATGTACCTGCTCGGCACGGTGATGGATTTCGAGCAATCCAAGATGAGCTCGGGCTTCACCTTCACCAATCCGAACCAGACTGGCGCCTGTGGCTGCGGCGAGAGCGTCACGCTCAAGGCTGCCGATCTCAAGGCCATTGCTGAGGCCCGCGTTCCCGCCTGA
- a CDS encoding SUF system Fe-S cluster assembly protein, which yields MTDEPEIAPAPTIPEPRITPNVSGGLPEAEVERITTDLIGALKTVYDPEIPVDIYELGLIYKVDLDDDRKLVIDMTLTAPGCPVAGEMPGWVENAARGVEGIQDVTVNMVFDPPWDASRMSEEAQVALNWW from the coding sequence ATGACCGACGAACCAGAAATCGCTCCGGCTCCGACCATTCCCGAGCCCCGCATTACGCCCAATGTTTCCGGCGGCCTGCCGGAAGCAGAGGTCGAACGCATCACCACCGACCTGATCGGTGCGCTCAAGACCGTCTATGACCCGGAAATCCCGGTCGATATCTACGAGCTTGGCCTGATCTACAAGGTTGATCTGGATGACGACCGCAAGCTGGTCATCGACATGACGCTGACGGCGCCCGGTTGCCCCGTGGCCGGCGAAATGCCCGGCTGGGTCGAAAACGCCGCTCGCGGCGTCGAAGGCATTCAGGACGTGACGGTCAACATGGTATTCGATCCGCCATGGGACGCATCCCGCATGAGCGAAGAAGCCCAAGTCGCGCTCAACTGGTGGTAA
- a CDS encoding cysteine desulfurase, which translates to MTFDLEKVRADFPILSEQIHGNRLVYLDSGASAQKPVQVLDRMDYAFRHEYANVHRGLHTLANRATEAYEGGRHAVQHFLNAGRPEEIIFTRSATEAINLVASSFAGPRIGEGDEIVTTIMEHHSNIVPWHFHRERKGAVIKWVDVRDDGSFDIDAFEAALTDRTRIVAVTHMSNVLGTVTPIKDVITIAHARGIPVLIDGSQGAVHTKVDVRDLDADFYVMTGHKLYGPTGIGVLYGKYDLLAEMQPYQGGGEMIDVVTMETVTYNEPPHRFEAGTPPIVQAIGLGAAIKYMDDLGRDAIAAHEADVAVYAHERLSRINSLRLIGTAPGKGGIFSFEVKGAHAHDMATILDRYGIAVRAGTHCAMPLLKRFGVTSTCRASFALYNGKDDVDALVDGIERAQKFFA; encoded by the coding sequence ATGACCTTCGATCTCGAAAAAGTCCGCGCTGATTTTCCGATCCTGTCGGAACAGATCCACGGCAATCGGCTGGTCTATCTCGATAGCGGCGCATCGGCCCAAAAGCCGGTGCAGGTGCTGGACCGGATGGATTATGCCTTCCGGCACGAATACGCCAATGTCCATCGCGGCCTGCACACGCTGGCCAACCGCGCGACCGAAGCCTATGAGGGCGGCCGCCATGCGGTGCAGCATTTCCTCAATGCGGGCCGGCCCGAAGAGATCATCTTCACCCGCTCGGCCACCGAGGCGATTAACCTCGTGGCCTCGTCCTTTGCCGGTCCGCGCATCGGGGAGGGCGATGAAATCGTCACCACGATCATGGAGCACCACTCCAATATCGTGCCCTGGCATTTCCATCGCGAGCGCAAGGGCGCGGTGATCAAATGGGTCGATGTGCGGGATGATGGCAGCTTTGACATCGACGCCTTCGAGGCGGCGCTGACCGACCGCACCCGTATTGTTGCCGTTACGCATATGAGCAACGTGCTGGGCACTGTCACCCCGATCAAGGACGTGATCACCATTGCCCATGCGCGCGGCATTCCCGTGCTTATAGACGGCAGCCAGGGCGCGGTTCACACCAAGGTGGACGTGCGCGATCTCGATGCCGATTTCTACGTCATGACCGGCCACAAGCTCTACGGCCCGACCGGCATCGGCGTTCTCTACGGCAAATACGATCTGCTGGCCGAGATGCAGCCCTATCAGGGCGGCGGCGAAATGATCGATGTCGTGACCATGGAAACGGTAACCTATAACGAACCGCCGCATCGCTTCGAGGCCGGCACTCCGCCCATCGTCCAGGCTATCGGGCTGGGCGCGGCGATCAAATATATGGACGATCTGGGCCGCGATGCCATTGCCGCGCATGAAGCAGATGTCGCTGTCTATGCCCATGAACGGCTGAGCCGGATCAATTCGCTGCGCCTGATCGGCACGGCGCCGGGTAAGGGCGGCATTTTCTCATTCGAGGTCAAGGGCGCCCACGCCCACGACATGGCAACGATTCTGGACCGTTACGGCATTGCCGTGCGCGCCGGCACGCATTGCGCCATGCCATTGCTCAAACGTTTCGGTGTCACCTCTACCTGCCGCGCCTCCTTCGCCCTATATAACGGCAAGGACGACGTGGACGCGCTGGTGGACGGCATCGAACGCGCCCAGAAATTTTTTGCCTGA
- the sufC gene encoding Fe-S cluster assembly ATPase SufC: MLEIRNLHARIEDREILKGVNLIIPPGQVHAVMGRNGSGKSTLSYVLAGKEDYEITEGEVLLDGENLLDMEPSERAAAGLFLAFQYPIEIPGVATMTFLKAAMNAQRKARGEGELSTPDFMRAVKTAGTDLNIDTDMLKRPLNVGFSGGEKKRAEVLQMALLAPKMCILDETDSGLDIDALQVVSKGVNALRAANRSMLVITHYQRLLNHIVPDVVHVFSDGRIVESGDKDLALQLEAKGYADFDGAAA; the protein is encoded by the coding sequence ATTCTTGAAATCCGCAACCTGCATGCGCGCATCGAAGATCGCGAAATCCTCAAGGGCGTGAACCTGATCATTCCGCCCGGCCAGGTGCATGCCGTGATGGGCCGCAACGGTTCGGGCAAGTCGACGCTGAGCTATGTGCTGGCAGGCAAGGAAGACTACGAGATCACCGAGGGCGAAGTGCTGCTCGATGGCGAGAACCTGCTGGATATGGAGCCGTCCGAACGCGCTGCCGCCGGCCTGTTCCTGGCCTTCCAGTACCCGATCGAAATCCCCGGCGTCGCCACCATGACCTTCCTCAAGGCTGCGATGAACGCCCAGCGCAAGGCGCGCGGCGAGGGTGAACTCTCGACGCCCGACTTCATGCGTGCGGTCAAGACTGCCGGCACCGATCTGAATATCGACACCGATATGCTCAAGCGCCCGCTCAATGTCGGCTTCTCCGGCGGCGAGAAGAAGCGCGCCGAAGTGCTGCAGATGGCTTTGCTGGCCCCCAAGATGTGCATTCTGGACGAAACCGATAGCGGGCTCGATATCGATGCGCTGCAGGTCGTCTCCAAGGGCGTCAATGCGCTGCGCGCCGCCAATCGTTCCATGCTGGTCATCACCCACTATCAGCGCCTGCTGAACCACATCGTGCCCGACGTGGTGCATGTGTTTTCGGACGGCCGGATCGTGGAAAGCGGCGACAAGGACCTGGCACTGCAGCTTGAAGCCAAGGGTTATGCCGACTTCGACGGCGCGGCGGCCTGA